One region of Polaribacter pectinis genomic DNA includes:
- a CDS encoding TonB-dependent receptor, with protein sequence MKNKIILFVVFTCYLQAFGQQLKGRVLDSFNEPLENVYVINMDTNSHTHTDENGNFILENTNINNTIQISILGFKKKTVTVKQVDFNNGKTIILETKVFLLEELVLRKEINALQTISKIDLKVNPVNSSQEILRKVPGLFIGQHAGGGKAEQIFLRGFDIDHGTDITLSVDGMPINMVSHAHGQGYSDLHFVIPETIKNINFGKGPYFANQGDFNTAGYVDFSTKTAINKNTISMGFGDFNSLRTLGMFNLLENKKNENAYVALEYIATDGAFESPQNFNRLNIFGKYSTFLNGKDRVTFTASHFTSSWDASGQIPVREVNNGNITRFGAIDDTEGGFTSRTNLNVQFNKTLANESLLKTNIFYSKYNFELYSNFTFFLDDAVNGDQIKQFENRDIFGMNAEIINTKNYGSVEAKFTKGAGLRYDLVNDNELSHTKNRREVLDRIQLGNVKQTNMYAFFNSEFEIGKFKISPSVRLDYFKFLYNDALNPTYETLTKTKAIVNPKLNFLYTQNDNLQWFLKSGIGFHSNDARVVLQQNADKILPRAYGLDFGNIWKPTKNLVLNTAVWYLLSEEEFVYVGDAGIVEPSGESERFGLDFGVRYQFTDWLYFDTDATLTKARSLENVNGENYIPLAPNFTMSGGLSFNNLGKFSGGLRYRYLDDRPANEDYSIVADGYFVTDFNINYKMKDVTFGVAIENIFDVAWNETQFATESRLQNETNSVEEIHFTPGTPFFAKATVSYQF encoded by the coding sequence ATGAAAAACAAAATTATTTTATTTGTTGTTTTTACGTGTTATTTACAAGCATTTGGACAACAATTAAAAGGGCGTGTTTTAGACTCTTTTAATGAACCTCTAGAGAATGTATATGTAATTAATATGGATACAAATTCTCATACTCACACAGATGAAAATGGAAATTTTATACTAGAAAATACAAATATTAACAACACTATACAAATCAGTATTTTAGGATTTAAAAAGAAGACGGTAACTGTTAAGCAAGTAGATTTTAATAACGGAAAAACTATTATTCTAGAAACCAAAGTGTTTCTTTTAGAAGAATTGGTTTTACGTAAAGAAATAAATGCTTTGCAAACCATTTCTAAAATCGATTTAAAAGTAAATCCAGTAAACAGTTCTCAAGAAATATTAAGAAAAGTTCCTGGTTTGTTTATTGGTCAACATGCAGGAGGTGGAAAAGCAGAACAGATTTTTTTACGAGGTTTTGATATAGATCATGGAACAGATATTACACTTTCTGTAGACGGAATGCCAATTAATATGGTTTCGCACGCTCACGGACAAGGTTACAGCGATTTACACTTTGTAATTCCAGAAACTATTAAGAATATCAATTTTGGTAAAGGTCCTTATTTTGCAAACCAAGGTGATTTTAATACTGCTGGTTATGTAGATTTTTCTACTAAAACAGCCATTAATAAAAATACAATTTCAATGGGTTTTGGAGATTTTAACTCATTAAGAACACTTGGAATGTTTAATTTATTAGAAAATAAAAAGAATGAAAATGCCTATGTTGCTCTAGAGTATATTGCTACAGATGGTGCTTTCGAATCTCCACAGAACTTTAATAGATTAAATATATTTGGAAAATACAGCACTTTTTTAAACGGAAAAGATAGAGTAACATTTACAGCATCACATTTTACAAGTAGTTGGGATGCTTCTGGTCAAATTCCTGTAAGGGAAGTAAATAACGGAAATATTACACGTTTTGGTGCAATTGATGATACAGAAGGTGGTTTTACATCTAGAACAAATTTGAATGTGCAGTTTAATAAAACATTGGCTAACGAATCACTGTTAAAAACAAATATTTTTTACTCTAAATATAATTTTGAGTTGTATTCTAACTTTACTTTTTTCTTGGATGATGCAGTAAATGGAGACCAGATTAAGCAATTTGAAAATAGAGATATTTTTGGTATGAATGCAGAGATAATCAACACAAAAAATTATGGAAGCGTTGAAGCAAAATTTACAAAAGGAGCAGGATTGCGTTATGATTTGGTAAATGACAACGAATTATCGCACACAAAAAATAGGAGAGAAGTTTTAGATAGAATTCAGTTAGGTAACGTAAAACAAACCAATATGTATGCGTTTTTTAATTCAGAATTCGAAATAGGAAAATTTAAAATTTCACCTTCTGTTAGACTAGATTATTTTAAGTTTTTATATAATGATGCTTTAAACCCTACCTACGAAACATTAACAAAAACAAAAGCCATAGTAAATCCGAAGTTGAATTTTTTATACACACAAAATGACAATTTACAATGGTTTTTAAAATCAGGAATTGGGTTTCATTCTAACGATGCAAGAGTTGTTTTACAACAAAATGCGGATAAAATATTACCTAGAGCTTATGGTTTAGATTTTGGAAATATTTGGAAACCTACAAAGAATTTAGTATTAAATACTGCAGTTTGGTATTTATTATCAGAAGAAGAATTTGTCTATGTTGGAGATGCAGGAATTGTTGAGCCATCAGGAGAATCAGAAAGATTTGGGTTGGATTTTGGTGTCCGTTATCAATTTACAGATTGGTTATATTTTGATACGGATGCCACTTTAACCAAAGCAAGAAGTTTAGAAAATGTTAACGGAGAAAATTACATTCCATTAGCGCCAAATTTTACAATGTCTGGTGGATTATCGTTTAATAATTTAGGGAAATTTTCTGGCGGATTAAGATACCGTTATTTAGATGATAGACCAGCAAACGAAGATTATTCTATTGTTGCAGACGGTTATTTTGTAACAGATTTTAATATCAATTATAAAATGAAAGACGTAACATTTGGTGTTGCTATCGAAAATATTTTTGATGTTGCATGGAACGAAACACAGTTTGCTACTGAAAGTAGATTACAAAATGAAACAAATTCTGTTGAAGAAATTCATTTTACACCAGGAACTCCGTTTTTTGCGAAAGCAACTGTGAGTTACCAGTTTTAG
- a CDS encoding anti-sigma factor gives MNTKEYISSGILELYVAGSLSEKENEEVYAAIIANPELLTEVISIESAIVKLTAAAKKDIPYSFNAIKSQLDIETSKVIPISKPKTNWAQYSGWAAAILIGSMLVWSVTQNNNLKEQIATEKEQLEEQIDKASNSLAEAEKLITVFRDKDIISVPLAGQAVSPNSYAKVYWDKKTNAIYLDAKGLPEPPKGKVYQVWSLKLSPLTPTSLGTIDTFTADNNKIFTINNANESEAFGITLEPEGGSESPTLEQLYTLGAVAATP, from the coding sequence ATGAATACAAAAGAATACATATCATCTGGAATTTTAGAACTGTACGTTGCAGGCTCGCTTTCTGAAAAGGAAAACGAGGAAGTGTATGCTGCAATTATAGCAAACCCAGAGTTATTAACAGAAGTTATATCTATAGAAAGTGCAATAGTTAAATTAACTGCTGCAGCTAAAAAAGACATTCCTTATTCTTTTAATGCTATTAAGAGTCAATTAGATATTGAAACTTCAAAAGTAATTCCAATTTCGAAACCAAAAACAAATTGGGCACAGTATTCTGGTTGGGCTGCAGCCATACTTATTGGAAGTATGCTAGTTTGGTCTGTTACACAGAATAACAATTTAAAAGAACAAATTGCAACAGAAAAAGAACAATTAGAAGAACAAATAGACAAAGCCTCTAACAGTTTAGCTGAAGCAGAAAAACTAATAACTGTCTTTAGAGATAAAGATATTATATCTGTTCCTTTAGCAGGACAAGCTGTATCTCCTAACTCTTATGCAAAAGTTTATTGGGACAAGAAAACAAACGCTATTTATTTAGACGCCAAAGGATTACCAGAACCACCTAAAGGAAAGGTTTACCAAGTTTGGTCTTTAAAATTAAGCCCTTTAACACCTACAAGTTTAGGAACTATAGATACTTTTACAGCGGATAACAATAAGATTTTTACCATAAACAATGCTAACGAATCTGAAGCATTTGGTATTACTTTAGAGCCAGAAGGTGGTAGTGAATCTCCTACTCTTGAACAATTATATACTTTGGGTGCAGTAGCTGCAACTCCTTAA
- a CDS encoding RNA polymerase sigma factor, which produces MNQELLILQFQQKDVKAYEKLYNMYCDSISGVVNTIVKNDDVAQEITQDVFIKAWNKSDTYSSKKGRFFTWILNIARNAAIDYTRSKKYKQSKQNLNADFFVDILETSQSLDDSTDAIGLREFVTKLGEKCKSVIELLYFKGFTQKEASEELDIPIGTIKTRNRTCIGELRTMLGV; this is translated from the coding sequence ATGAATCAGGAGCTTTTAATTTTACAATTTCAACAAAAGGACGTTAAAGCCTATGAAAAACTATACAATATGTATTGTGATAGTATTTCTGGTGTAGTTAATACAATAGTAAAAAACGATGATGTTGCGCAAGAAATTACGCAAGACGTTTTTATAAAAGCTTGGAATAAATCCGATACTTACTCTTCTAAAAAAGGACGTTTTTTTACGTGGATTCTTAACATAGCAAGAAATGCAGCTATAGATTATACGCGTTCTAAAAAATATAAACAGTCTAAACAAAACCTTAACGCAGATTTTTTCGTAGATATATTAGAAACCAGTCAGAGTTTAGATGATTCTACAGATGCTATTGGTCTTAGAGAGTTTGTAACCAAATTAGGTGAAAAATGTAAATCTGTTATAGAACTTTTATATTTTAAAGGATTTACACAGAAAGAAGCATCAGAAGAATTAGACATACCAATTGGTACTATAAAAACAAGAAATAGAACTTGTATAGGCGAATTACGTACTATGCTAGGAGTTTAA
- a CDS encoding caspase family protein, with product MKTLKNIVFVSLLITYSVFGQSNNYIYQENFDNKGNWPIGSNDIRDLNVFNGRYYFEHKRTDKSWRISTTDFNLDTSKDFEIETSIQKISGIDNSGIQFLYDFKDDSNYKELGFSSNGYFRIAESVNGTYSNIKKWEKSDKIKTGNYGVNNLKVTKKGNSLTFYINEKEIYTMPYKSFVGKQIGVAIFKNQKISIDYISVKQSTSVINNNTNNSTVLYDNFYSNNNSWAVQNNDEATLEISNGKYYFEYKDVKGFTSTRIIDLDNTKDFKIEASFQKINGIQNNGFGLVFGREDGGNQNQFFIAPSGSFAIDEYKNSKLNSLKNWTASSAIEKGNLGKNKLTIEKINSTYNFYINKTKVHTAYNLTFFGKRLGFVVFDKQKIAIDNISVTYLDQNIDNINTNLNFEKNLVLNENFDNSINQWTEQDNEDTRFRLSNGKYYLQHKKPDKGWSSNISKHFDSSKNFEIETKIDKISGVTNNAYGIMWGLDGGNSYRFYLTATGYYKIVRTVNGNEEIITKWTKSSTINQNNGASNTIKIRKEGELYTYYINNKHVTKTDFEPFYGDRIGYIVYNNQEIAVDFLKINLLKSNTNNTVVTNKKLTLPLYDTFNGNTNNWNLEDSDDYSAAITNGKLMLHKKKKGGIFISKDVEINTTKDFIIETSLSRVRNSTEGLYGITFGRKNSSNEYTFLLSGNGSYMYRKFDNDEYKKIIPFTESSAIKTGLNEFNKIKIVKTGSLLRFYINDVYVNETPFEPFFGNKFGYTIYYDKKIAIDHLDIKYQTSTSFNNPPIVVITSPNVEEERGFKIVEAKRIQVRGKATDTDGIFEITVNGVEASVSEDGSFIANVPLKYGKNDLIVKATDLKQASSTKTFTIKRNSPEIDNSVTTDNTTEKLDIGFGKYHALIIGVSTYKDETIDDLKGEPTKDAQALADLLIRKYSFDTQNVTVLKNPTENQIIKEFYNLRKKVGRNDNVVIFYAGHGNYDKVSEKGYWMPSDAEMEFEGNVILNTSIVSYIKSINSKHTLLISDACFSGSILTKNRSFSNASNAVKAKYSLPSRKAITSGALETVPNKSVFMEYLLKRLESNQNTYLSAGQLFNMIEDPIINNPRGDKIQRPIYAPISRTGDEGGDFIFIKKN from the coding sequence ATGAAAACTCTAAAAAACATAGTGTTCGTCTCATTATTAATTACTTATAGTGTATTTGGACAATCTAATAATTACATATATCAAGAAAATTTCGACAATAAAGGCAATTGGCCAATTGGCAGTAATGATATAAGAGATTTAAACGTTTTTAATGGTCGTTATTATTTCGAACACAAAAGAACAGATAAATCTTGGAGAATTTCTACCACGGATTTTAATTTAGATACTTCAAAAGATTTTGAAATTGAAACCTCTATCCAGAAAATTTCTGGAATCGACAACTCTGGCATTCAATTTTTATACGACTTTAAAGATGATAGTAATTACAAAGAATTAGGTTTTAGTTCTAATGGATATTTTAGAATTGCAGAATCTGTAAATGGCACTTATTCCAATATTAAAAAATGGGAGAAGTCAGACAAAATAAAAACAGGAAATTATGGTGTTAATAATCTAAAAGTTACTAAAAAAGGAAATTCTCTAACGTTTTATATCAACGAAAAAGAGATTTACACCATGCCTTATAAAAGTTTTGTTGGGAAACAAATTGGGGTTGCAATTTTTAAAAACCAGAAAATCTCAATCGATTATATTAGCGTAAAACAAAGTACATCAGTAATAAATAATAACACCAATAATTCCACTGTTTTGTACGATAATTTCTACTCAAACAATAACTCTTGGGCAGTACAAAATAATGATGAAGCTACTTTAGAAATTTCTAATGGTAAATATTATTTCGAATACAAAGATGTAAAAGGCTTTACCTCTACAAGAATAATAGATTTAGATAATACAAAAGATTTTAAGATAGAAGCATCATTTCAAAAAATTAATGGAATTCAGAATAATGGTTTTGGTTTAGTTTTTGGGCGTGAAGATGGAGGCAATCAAAATCAATTTTTTATTGCTCCTAGTGGAAGTTTTGCAATTGATGAATATAAAAACAGCAAATTAAATAGCCTTAAAAATTGGACAGCATCTTCTGCCATAGAAAAAGGAAATCTTGGTAAGAATAAGTTAACAATAGAAAAAATAAACAGCACTTATAATTTTTACATTAATAAAACTAAAGTACACACTGCCTACAATTTAACTTTTTTTGGCAAAAGACTGGGGTTTGTAGTTTTTGATAAACAGAAAATAGCAATAGACAATATTAGCGTAACCTATTTAGACCAAAACATAGATAATATAAACACGAATCTTAATTTTGAAAAAAATCTTGTTTTAAATGAAAATTTTGACAATAGTATTAATCAATGGACAGAACAAGACAATGAAGACACACGTTTTAGATTGTCTAACGGAAAATATTACCTTCAACATAAAAAACCAGATAAAGGTTGGTCTTCAAATATTAGTAAACATTTTGATAGCTCTAAAAATTTTGAAATAGAAACTAAAATTGATAAAATTAGTGGTGTTACCAACAATGCATACGGAATAATGTGGGGTTTAGATGGTGGTAATAGCTACAGATTTTACTTAACCGCAACAGGATATTATAAAATAGTTAGAACGGTAAATGGTAATGAAGAAATAATTACAAAATGGACTAAATCTTCAACTATCAATCAAAATAATGGAGCTTCTAATACCATAAAAATTAGAAAAGAAGGAGAACTATACACCTATTACATTAATAATAAACATGTTACAAAAACAGATTTCGAGCCATTTTACGGAGATAGAATTGGGTACATTGTTTATAATAATCAAGAAATTGCTGTAGATTTTTTAAAAATCAACCTTCTTAAAAGCAATACAAACAACACTGTTGTAACTAATAAAAAACTTACGCTTCCTTTGTATGACACCTTCAATGGAAATACTAATAATTGGAATTTAGAAGATTCTGATGATTATTCTGCTGCAATTACAAACGGAAAATTAATGCTTCACAAAAAGAAAAAAGGAGGCATTTTTATTAGTAAAGATGTAGAAATAAACACAACAAAAGATTTTATAATTGAAACCTCTTTAAGCAGGGTTAGAAATTCTACAGAAGGTTTGTATGGTATTACTTTTGGAAGAAAAAACTCTTCTAACGAATACACTTTTCTACTATCTGGTAATGGAAGTTATATGTACAGAAAGTTCGATAATGATGAGTACAAAAAAATTATTCCATTTACAGAATCATCAGCAATTAAAACTGGTTTAAATGAGTTTAACAAAATTAAAATTGTAAAAACAGGAAGCTTATTACGTTTCTATATTAATGATGTATATGTAAACGAAACTCCTTTTGAGCCTTTCTTCGGTAATAAATTTGGATATACTATTTATTACGATAAAAAAATTGCCATAGATCATTTAGACATTAAATACCAAACATCTACAAGTTTTAATAATCCACCAATTGTAGTAATTACCTCGCCAAATGTAGAGGAAGAAAGAGGTTTTAAAATTGTTGAAGCAAAAAGAATTCAGGTTCGAGGAAAAGCAACAGATACTGATGGTATTTTCGAAATTACCGTAAATGGTGTAGAAGCTAGTGTTTCTGAAGATGGAAGTTTTATTGCCAATGTTCCCTTAAAATATGGAAAAAACGATCTAATAGTAAAAGCTACCGATTTAAAACAAGCTTCTTCTACAAAAACATTTACCATAAAACGTAATTCTCCAGAAATAGATAATTCTGTAACTACAGACAATACTACCGAAAAATTAGACATTGGTTTTGGCAAATACCATGCACTAATAATTGGAGTAAGCACTTATAAAGATGAAACCATAGACGATTTAAAAGGAGAACCAACTAAAGATGCACAAGCGCTAGCAGATTTATTAATTAGAAAGTACAGTTTTGATACACAAAATGTAACTGTATTAAAAAATCCTACCGAAAATCAGATAATTAAAGAGTTTTATAATTTAAGAAAAAAGGTAGGTAGAAATGATAATGTTGTTATTTTCTACGCAGGTCATGGAAATTACGATAAAGTAAGTGAAAAAGGTTACTGGATGCCTTCTGATGCAGAAATGGAGTTCGAAGGAAATGTAATTTTAAACACAAGTATTGTTTCATATATTAAATCGATAAATTCTAAACATACCCTATTAATTTCTGATGCTTGCTTTAGTGGTAGTATTCTAACAAAAAACAGAAGTTTTAGTAATGCATCTAATGCTGTAAAAGCAAAATACTCTTTGCCAAGTAGAAAAGCAATTACAAGTGGTGCTTTAGAAACTGTACCTAATAAAAGTGTTTTTATGGAATACTTACTAAAAAGATTAGAAAGCAACCAAAACACATATCTTTCTGCTGGGCAATTATTTAATATGATAGAAGATCCAATAATTAATAATCCAAGAGGAGATAAAATTCAAAGACCAATTTACGCGCCCATAAGTAGAACTGGTGATGAAGGTGGAGATTTTATTTTTATTAAAAAGAATTAA
- a CDS encoding C1 family peptidase, whose product MKKLSTLIVCLFLSGLLLSQEEDLGTGLKFNKALYEAIPQSVPLITRSYQALPSNFSLKGYTPTPKSQGPQGSCVGWATGYGARTIANAIKNGWQNNRAKIDQNTFSPSYIYNQIRLTNDCKGAYIEKAMNLMATDGSVKMSDFPYDYRSCVKSPSSVTRSKAKNHKILSFERLDKWTNSYNATLVVKVKKALVNKNPVVIGLYNYNSLKTDQNFVWIPNSGTNGHAMVVVGYDNNKAGGSFEIMNSHGYGFANKGFFWIKYDDFIRQVKTLYVLVDKTSDNNSNDIKNNNTYAYNKLGGELTLKLSNGSNMPISLADEATRNFNIVKATKTTYKVDKSYTSGTQFRIYLKNKQRGYVYLIGYGSSDKSVNKLYPFANFSDYFNYTNSEIALPNEDYFIEFDNKPGRDILCVLYSKEKLDINSIISKAKYGSGDFVSRVKQALSYKMFKGSDITFSKNEISFNATSKSSSAKVVPIFIEMNHQ is encoded by the coding sequence ATGAAAAAACTTTCCACACTTATAGTATGCCTGTTTTTATCAGGTTTACTATTGTCACAAGAAGAAGATTTGGGCACAGGATTAAAGTTTAACAAAGCACTTTATGAAGCAATTCCACAATCTGTACCTCTAATAACAAGAAGTTACCAAGCATTACCTTCTAATTTTAGTTTAAAAGGCTACACTCCCACTCCAAAAAGTCAAGGTCCACAAGGTTCTTGTGTTGGTTGGGCAACAGGTTATGGAGCAAGAACAATTGCAAATGCTATAAAAAATGGTTGGCAGAACAATAGAGCAAAAATAGACCAGAACACTTTTTCTCCATCCTATATCTATAATCAAATTAGATTAACAAATGACTGTAAAGGTGCTTACATAGAAAAAGCAATGAATCTTATGGCAACAGATGGTTCTGTTAAAATGTCAGACTTCCCTTACGATTATAGATCCTGTGTTAAAAGTCCATCTTCGGTGACACGCTCAAAAGCAAAAAACCATAAAATTCTTTCTTTTGAAAGGTTAGATAAATGGACAAACTCTTACAATGCTACTTTAGTGGTTAAAGTAAAAAAAGCCTTAGTTAATAAAAACCCAGTTGTTATAGGTTTGTATAATTACAATAGTTTAAAAACTGATCAAAATTTTGTTTGGATTCCTAATTCCGGTACAAATGGTCATGCAATGGTTGTTGTTGGGTATGATAATAATAAAGCAGGTGGCTCTTTTGAAATTATGAATTCTCACGGTTATGGATTTGCAAACAAAGGTTTTTTCTGGATAAAATATGATGATTTTATTAGACAGGTAAAGACTTTATACGTTCTGGTTGATAAAACATCAGACAACAACAGCAACGATATTAAAAATAATAATACTTACGCATACAATAAATTGGGTGGAGAACTTACCTTAAAGTTAAGTAATGGTAGCAATATGCCAATAAGTTTAGCGGATGAAGCAACTAGGAATTTTAATATTGTTAAGGCTACAAAAACAACTTATAAAGTAGATAAATCTTATACATCTGGAACACAATTTAGAATTTACCTTAAGAACAAACAACGTGGTTATGTTTATTTAATTGGATATGGTTCATCTGACAAATCTGTAAATAAATTATATCCTTTTGCAAATTTTAGCGATTATTTTAATTACACTAATAGTGAAATTGCGTTGCCAAATGAAGATTATTTTATAGAGTTTGATAACAAACCTGGTAGAGATATTTTATGCGTTTTATACAGTAAAGAAAAACTAGATATTAACAGTATAATTAGCAAAGCTAAATATGGTTCTGGAGATTTTGTTTCTAGAGTTAAACAAGCATTATCCTACAAAATGTTTAAAGGTTCTGATATTACTTTTAGCAAAAATGAAATTTCCTTTAATGCTACTTCTAAAAGTTCATCAGCTAAAGTTGTGCCAATTTTTATAGAAATGAATCACCAATAA
- a CDS encoding DUF3857 domain-containing protein — MKKINLLILLLFTTLIVAQKKKSSKMGQSTLEELKMTVYEKDSTASAVVLYEHANRYPDNNKREIPRTDYYFRIKIFNKAAFDKANIAINLYKEQKILDVSAVTYNLTEIGTIEKTKLQEKDIFTTKEGKNWTVKKFTLPNIKEGSVIEYKYSVSSPYLGIDDWEFQSDIPKIKSDYDASILGNYKYNIKIVGFLKLNKDKPSVDKKCVYIDGLGEGACAVYSYGMNNIPAFKEEDYMLSKKNYISKLTFDLKSSTGYDGSIKNYATTWKQADKTLKDQFFNNQTSKKNYFKRRIPETILTTENTLERAKKVFNFIRNHYTWNDKNWTNEDAKVKEAFDDKSGDVGEINLSLYNSLQAADIKANLVVLSTRNNGVTTKLFPVIYDYNYVIVKAIIDDKEYFLDATDKFLPFGQVPIKALNGEARIIDFKGKSSWVGLQPKIKSSKNITAKLSLSEDGEFSGNLIIRRSGYFAANQRKKISLTNENDYLQDFESKNPDLEVDEYKAVDTENLEKPLLEIFKIKLIMDEDLANKTRINPIFFDRVKENPFKLKERNYPVDFAYPRKQNYLLNLEIPEGYTITQLPESKAISLPNKAGSFIFKTIKKGNIVNVYLRLNISKRIFQVSEYYALKEFYKQIIISENSYIVIEKKP; from the coding sequence ATGAAGAAAATAAACTTACTCATACTACTCCTATTTACAACACTAATCGTTGCACAAAAAAAGAAATCTTCTAAAATGGGACAAAGCACTTTAGAAGAATTAAAAATGACAGTTTACGAGAAAGATTCTACTGCTTCTGCTGTAGTTTTATATGAACATGCAAATCGTTATCCAGATAATAATAAGAGAGAAATACCAAGAACAGATTATTATTTTAGAATAAAAATTTTTAATAAAGCTGCTTTCGACAAAGCTAACATTGCGATCAACCTTTATAAAGAACAAAAAATATTAGATGTAAGTGCCGTTACTTACAATTTAACTGAAATTGGTACAATAGAAAAAACTAAACTTCAAGAGAAAGATATTTTTACAACAAAAGAAGGAAAAAATTGGACTGTTAAAAAATTTACACTTCCAAATATTAAAGAAGGAAGTGTTATAGAGTATAAATACAGTGTCTCATCTCCTTATTTAGGTATTGATGATTGGGAGTTTCAATCTGATATACCAAAAATAAAAAGTGATTATGATGCTTCCATTTTAGGAAATTACAAATACAATATAAAAATTGTTGGTTTTTTAAAACTGAATAAAGATAAGCCTTCAGTAGATAAGAAGTGTGTGTATATTGATGGTTTAGGAGAGGGTGCATGTGCAGTTTATTCTTACGGAATGAATAATATTCCTGCTTTTAAAGAAGAAGATTACATGTTAAGTAAGAAAAACTACATTTCTAAACTTACTTTCGATTTAAAGTCAAGTACAGGCTACGATGGTTCTATTAAAAACTACGCAACAACATGGAAACAGGCAGACAAAACATTAAAAGATCAATTCTTTAATAATCAAACTTCTAAAAAGAATTATTTTAAAAGAAGAATTCCTGAAACAATTTTAACAACAGAAAACACTTTAGAAAGAGCCAAAAAAGTATTTAACTTTATTAGAAATCATTATACATGGAATGATAAAAATTGGACAAATGAAGATGCTAAAGTAAAAGAAGCTTTTGATGATAAATCTGGTGATGTTGGTGAAATAAATTTGTCTTTATACAACAGTTTACAAGCTGCAGATATAAAAGCAAATTTAGTTGTTTTATCAACAAGAAATAATGGTGTAACTACCAAACTTTTTCCTGTAATTTATGATTATAACTATGTAATTGTAAAAGCAATAATTGATGATAAAGAATATTTTTTAGATGCAACAGATAAATTTTTACCTTTTGGGCAAGTACCAATAAAAGCTTTAAATGGTGAAGCTAGAATAATAGATTTTAAAGGAAAAAGTTCTTGGGTTGGTTTGCAACCAAAAATTAAAAGTTCTAAAAACATTACTGCAAAATTATCTTTAAGTGAAGATGGTGAATTCTCTGGAAATCTAATTATAAGAAGAAGTGGTTATTTTGCAGCCAACCAAAGAAAAAAAATTTCTTTAACTAATGAAAATGATTATTTACAAGATTTTGAGTCTAAAAATCCAGATTTAGAAGTTGATGAGTATAAAGCAGTTGATACAGAAAATTTAGAAAAACCTTTATTAGAAATTTTTAAAATAAAACTAATAATGGATGAAGATTTAGCAAATAAAACACGTATAAATCCTATTTTTTTTGACAGAGTTAAAGAAAACCCTTTTAAACTAAAAGAAAGAAATTATCCCGTAGATTTTGCATATCCTAGAAAACAAAACTATCTTCTTAATTTAGAAATTCCAGAAGGTTATACCATTACGCAACTTCCAGAAAGCAAAGCTATTTCTCTACCAAATAAGGCTGGTTCCTTCATTTTTAAAACTATTAAAAAAGGGAATATTGTAAATGTCTATTTGCGTCTAAATATTTCAAAAAGAATATTTCAAGTATCAGAATATTATGCTTTAAAAGAGTTTTATAAACAAATAATTATTTCTGAAAACTCTTACATTGTCATAGAAAAAAAACCATAA